Proteins encoded in a region of the Dromaius novaehollandiae isolate bDroNov1 chromosome 18, bDroNov1.hap1, whole genome shotgun sequence genome:
- the LOC112995532 gene encoding urotensin-2 receptor-like, protein MEPNGTTAAAAGNGSAAGGGGPGGGGGLPLFPSAFGTVLSVMYVAGVAGNVYTLVVMCHPARCAAPMYSSIVSLALADLLYLSTIPFIVCTYLAQDWYFGDLGCRILLSLDLLTMHASIFTLTLMCTERYLAVTRPLDTLKRSRGYRKVTAGAVWSVSLLLTLPMMLMVTLTEAGKAEGKVKRMCAPTWSEDAYRTYLTVLFSTSIMAPGIIIGFLYTRLARTYLESQRNPPHKERSKRSPRQKVLIMIFSIVLVFWACFLPFWIWQLVQLYSSSLQLTTQTQKCINYLVTCLTYSNSCINPFLYTLLTKNYREYLRNRHRNFYRFTSSFRKRGSNLQCSWGRSMSSSNQYDYSSEALGMATLKDK, encoded by the coding sequence ATGGAGCCCAACGGgacgacggcggcggcggcgggcaacggctcggcggcgggcggcggcggccccgggggcggcggcgggctgccgcTCTTCCCCTCGGCCTTCGGCACGGTGCTGTCGGTGATGTACGTGGCCGGGGTGGCGGGCAACGTCTACACGCTGGTGGTGATGTGCCACCCggcgcgctgcgcggcccccatGTACAGCTCCATCGTCAGCCTGGCCCTGGCCGACCTGCTCTACCTCTCCACCATCCCCTTCATCGTCTGCACCTACCTGGCCCAGGACTGGTACTTCGGGGACCTGGGGTGCCGCATCCTGCTCAGCCTGGACCTGCTCACCATGCACGCCAGCATCTTCACCCTCACCCTCATGTGCACCGAGCGCTACCTGGCCGTCACGCGGCCCCTGGACACCCTGAAGCGGTCGCGCGGCTACCGGAAGGTCACGGCGGGGGCCGTGTGGTCCGTCTCCCTGCTCCTCACTTTGCCCATGATGCTGATGGTCACCCTGACCGAGGCGGGCAAAGCGGAGGGCAAGGTGAAGAGAATGTGCGCGCCCACCTGGAGCGAGGACGCCTACCGGACCTACCTGACGGTGCTGTTCAGCACCAGCATCATGGCCCCGGGGATCATCATTGGCTTCCTGTACACGCGCCTGGCCAGGACCTACCTGGAGTCCCAGAGGAACCCGCCCCACAAGGAGAGGAGCAAGAGGTCGCCCAGGCAGAAGGTCCTCATCATGATTTTCAGCATCGTGCTGGTCTTCTGGGCCTGCTTCCTGCCTTTTTGGATCTGGCAGCTGGTGCAGCTCTACAGCAGTTCCCTGCAGCTCACCACCCAAACCCAAAAGTGCATTAACTACCTGGTGACCTGCCTGACCTACAGCAACAGCTGCATCAACCCCTTCCTTTACACCCTGCTCACCAAAAACTACCGGGAATACCTGCGCAACAGGCACCGCAACTTCTACAGGTTCACGTCCTCCTTTCGCAAGAGGGGCTCCAACCTGCAGTGCTCCTGGGGACGGTCCATGTCCTCCAGCAACCAGTACGACTACAGCTCggaggccctgggcatggccacgCTGAAGGAcaagtga